Within the Tessaracoccus flavescens genome, the region CAGCGTGCTGGTCTCGGGCCTGCTGTTCCTGGGCTGTTGGGCGGGGCTCGCCCTCGCCGATGTGGAGCTTCCCCTTGGCAACCTGGCTTGGGCCTGCCTGCTGCTGATGCTGCTCGGCTGGGCGTTCGGGGCGTTCGCGCTGCTGTTGTCGGCAGGCACCGGCCGGACCTCGGTGACGGTCTGGGGGACGACGGCGGTGGCGGTCGTCAGCTACTTCGGGTACACGCTGCTCAGCGCGGCAGGTCGTCGCGGCCTTGGGTGGTGGTCGCCGTTCTCGGCCTACCTGGAGGGCCCGCCGTTGGCGGAGGGTGCCGCGTGGTGGCAGCCGGTGTGGCTAGCGGTCGCCGCCCTCGTGTGCGGAGTTCTCGGCCTCGTCCTGTGGCTGCGCCGCGACGTCCGGGCCGGCCGCGCCTGACCTCCGCTCGAGTTCCTCGAGCACGTCGCCCACCGGGTCGGCCATCGCGTTGGCGAAGAAGTGTCGCGCCTTGCGGTCCTTGTGCCGGAGCACGACGATCTGCTGGCGCGCGATCATGTTCAGCTCGGCGGTGGTCCCCTCGAGGGGCCACGTCTCCTTCGGCGCGTCGAGGGACTGGGGGAAGTGCACCGACGTGTCGCTGATCGACAGCGGGTACTCGCCCTGCGGCGAGACCGTCGAGCCGGAGGCGGCCAGCGCCAGGCTGCGTCGGTGGGTGTCGGCCTTGCGGAACATCAGCACTGCGGCCCCGCCGAGCACGACGACGCCCGCGATCAGCTGCAGTTGCAGCGGCTGCATCCGCAGGATGACCACGAGGCTGATCACGCACAGCAACGCGAGCACCCCGGTCATCACGTAGCCCATGATCATCAGCCGACGCACTTCCTCGGCCGGCCGCACCGGCGTCTGCTTCACCCAGTCGCGGTACTCGAACACCCGTGTTCCCATGCCGCAAGGGTAGGCCGTCGTGGCGCCGGTGCGCACGCCGCCCCGGGCATGAACGACGGCGGCCCCGGAGGAGAGTTCCCCGGGGCCGCCGTCACCTGGCTCAGTTGTCGAGCAGGCCCTCGAACAGGACGGTCGACAGGTAGCGCTCGCCGAAGTCGGGGACGATGACCACGATCGTCTTGCCCACGTTCTCGGGGCGGTTGGCGACCTCGACGGCTGCCGAGATGGCCGCGCCCGCGGAGAGGCCGACGAGGAGGCCCTCGTCGGTAGCGGCCTTGCGGGCGTACTCGACGGCCTGGTCGATGTTGCGGGGGAGGACCTCGTCGATGACGGAGCGGTCGAGGATCTCGGGCACGAAGTTGGCGCCGATGCCCTGGATCTTGTGCGGGCCGGGCTGGCCGCCGCTCAGGATGGGCGATTCGGCGGGCTCGACGGCGACGATCTTGACCTCGGGCTTGCGCTCCTTGAGGATCTGGCCGACGCCGGAGACGGTGCCGCCGGTGCCGATGCCCGCCACGACGATGTCGACCTGGCCGTCGGTGTCGTTCCAGATCTCCTCGGCGGTGGTGCGGCGGTGGATCTCGACGTTGGCCGCGTTGGCGAACTGGCGGGCCAGGACGCCGCCGCGCTCGGCTGCGATCTCCTGGGCCTTCTCGACGGCGCCGCGCATGCCCGCCGGGCCGGGGGTGAGCACGAGCTCGGCACCGAAGGCGCGCAGCAGGGCGCGACGCTCGAGCGACATGGTCTCAGGCATGGTCAGCACAACCTTGTAGCCGCGTGCGGCGCCGACCATCGCCAGCGCGATGCCCGTGTTGCCGGAGGTGCCCTCCACGATGGTGCCGCCCGGCTTCAGCTCGCCGGAGGCCTCGGCGGCGTCGACGATGGCGACGCCCAGGCGGTCCTTGACGGAGTTGGCGGGGTTGTAGAACTCCAGCTTCGCGGCGACGGTCGCGTTGTCTCCTGCGATGCGGTTCAGCTTGACGAGGGGGGTGCGGCCGATGAGTGCCGTCACGTCGGGGTAAATGCTCATGTCACCGGAAACCGTGTTCGCCCAGAGGATATTCCCGACCGGGCCAAGAATTTTCCGTGTCGATCCGGGTGGTGCGGGGTCGCTGCGCGGACGGCACAGGCGGCGTTGTGGTCTTTGGAGGCTTCTTCAATAGAATCACCCGCATGACTGCCCATCAGACGGTTCTCGTCGTCGATTTCGGTGCCCAGTACGCGCAGCTGATCGCTCGCCGCGTCCGCGAGGCGTCGGTGTACTCGGAGATCGTCAGCTCCAAGATGCCCATCGAGGAGATGCTCGCGAAGAAGCCCGCCGCGATCATCCTCTCCGGCGGACCCTCGTCCGTCTACGCGGAAGGGGCCCCGCAGCTCAACCCGGCCCTCTTCGAGGCCGACATCCCCGTGCTCGGCATCTGCTACGGCTTCCAGGCCATGGCCCAGTCGCTGGGCGGCACCGTCGCCCGCACCGGCCAGCGCGAGTACGGCCGCACGTCGCTGTCCATCGGTGACGGCGGCACCCTGCTCGCCTCGATGCCTAACACGCTCAACGTGTGGATGAGCCACGGCGACGCCGTCTGCAAGGCGCCGAAGGGATTCAGCGTGCTCGGTCGCACCGCCGGCGCCCCCGTTGCGGCCTTCGAGGACGTCAACCGCCGGCTCGCGGGGGTCCAGTGGCACCCTGAGGTGCTGCACACCCAGTGGGGCCAGCAGGTGCTCGAGCAGTTCCTCTACGAGATCGCCGACCTCACGCCCAGCTGGACCCCCGAGAACATGGTCACCGAGGCCATCGAGGAGATCCGCGCGAAGGTGGGCGACCGTCGCGTCCTCTGCGCCCTCTCCGGCGGCGTCGACTCGGCCGTCGCGGCCGCGCTGGTGCAGCAGGCGATCGGCTCCCAGCTCACCTGCGTTTTCGTCGACCACGGCCTGCTGCGCAAGGGCGAGGCCGAGCAGGTCAAGAACGACTTCGTGAAGGTCACCGGCGTCGACCTGGTCGTCGCAGACGAGGCCGACCGGTTCATCGGCGCCCTCGCGGGCGTCACCGATCCGGAGCAGAAGCGCAAGATCATCGGGCGCGAGTTCATCCGCACCTTCGAGGCCACCGCCCGTGACCTCGACGGCGAGCGCGGCATCGACTTCCTCGTCCAGGGCACCCTCTACCCGGACGTCGTCGAATCGGGCGGCGGCGAGGGCGCGGCCAACATCAAGAGCCACCACAACGTCGGCGGCCTCCCGGACGATCTGCAGTTCACCCTGATCGAGCCGCTTCGCCACATGTTCAAGGACGAGGTCCGCGCGGTGGGCCAGCAGCTCGGCCTTCCCGAGGAGATGGTCTGGCGCCATCCCTTCCCCGGCCCCGGTCTCGCGATCCGCATCGTCGGCGAGGTGACGCCCGAGCGTCTCGAGACCCTGCGTCAGGCCGACGCCATCGCCCGCGAGGAGCTGACGGCCGCCCGCCTCGACCGCGACATCTGGCAGTTCCCCGTCGTGCTGCTCGCCGACGTCCGCTCGGTGGGCGTCCAGGGCGACGGCCGCACCTACGGCCACCCGATCGTGCTTCGCCCGGTCACCTCGGACGACGCCATGACCGCGGACTGGGCGCGCCTGCCCTATGAGGTGCTCGAGAAGATCTCCAGCCGGATCACCAACGAGTGCGCCGACATCAACCGGGTCACCGTCGACATCACGAGCAAGCCCCCGGGCACCATCGAGTGGGAGTGACGTGAAGCGGCCCCGTGTGGATCAGATCCACACGGGGCCGGTCAGTTCTCAGCGGGTCGCTCAGTACGAGCCGCCGCCGTTGTTGGTGTTCTTGCGGTTGTCGTACCAGTCGCGGGCCTTGTGCAGGCCGTCCTCGGCGAGCGTCTCGTTAGCGCCCTCCTTGGGGATGACCGCCCACAGGATCAGGTACAGGAGCACGCCACCGCCCGCGAACAGTGAGACGAGCACGAACGCGATCCGGATCAGCGTCGGGTCCACGTTGAGGGACTTGGCGATACCGGCGGCGACGCCGCCGATCATGCCGTTGCTGCTTCGAGTGAGCTTCATGACAGTTCCTTTCGATTCTTTCTCTGTCGACGGCCACGGCTGAGTAGTAGTCCGATCGTCCCTGCCGCGGCCAGGATCAGGGCCAGGATCGGCTGGATTGCGGGTTCCGAGATGAGGTTGGCGAGGAACACGACGACGGCGAAACCAATGGCGGCAAGGCCGAGCGAGATCGTCGCCACATCGAGGGGAGCTCTATTCACGTGTTGCCTCCACGATATTGACCTTGGAGGCCATCGCGTCGACATTGACCGATACGTCGGGCCAGTCGAGCGACGCGTCGCCGGTGATGACAACCTCGCTGAAGGCCTGGTCCACGTCGATTCCGTCGACGGGGGTGCCGGGGAGGATGACGTCGACCTCGGAGCCGACGGCGATGATCTCGACGTGCTCGATCCCGGTCAGGTCCACCTCGCGGAGGTCGACGGAGCCGGACTCGGCGAAGTACTTCACGACGTGGGTTGCCGGATCGCCGTCCACAGTCGTGGAGGCCGCGGTGGCCAGCCAGCCGCACGCGACGATCGGCACCAGCATGAGGCCGAGGAAGGAGCGCGGGAGCCGGCGGTCGCGGGCGACCAGTGCGAACAGGACGGCCGCGAGGCCGAGCACCCCCGAACCGATCGCTATGCCGATCACGGGGCTGAGCCCGAGCAGCAGCACGGAGAGGAGACCGGCTGCCCAAGCCGCGAGGGTGATGAATAGGCCGGAGAGCCAGGCCGATTTCGCCGGTGGGCGGACAGGCTCCGGCAGCGGGTCGGGGGAGTAGAGGTCGACCACGGGCAGGGGTGAGGGGAGCGGGGCGGACGTGTGCGTCGCGGCACCCATGACCCGTCGCCACTGCTCGATCAGCGCCTCGTCGTCCAGGTTCTCCGCGACCCCGACCTCGCCCTCCTGGGCGAGGGTGCCGCGGTTGCGCATCAACCACCAGCCGAGCAGGCCGACGGCGAGGATCGCCAGACCCCACGGGAGCGAGGTGAGCGCCCCGACGGTCGCGACGAACATCGCGGTCGAGATGCCAACCACCGCCATCTGCGTCCCGTTGGACCAGGACCGCATCGAGGGGAGGATCGAGTCGACCGGGCGCTGTCCCTGGGGGCCGGGCGTGAGCACGGTGCCCCACGCGTAGAGGGCGACCCCGAGCCCGGAGCAGAAGGCCATGACAACGAAGGCGACTCGCACGATGACGACGTCGACGTCGAGCCGGGAGGCGATCGCTCGGCTCAGGCCGGAACCGAAGCCGGAGGTGTCACGACGCCACAGCGAGTCGAGGCTCTGCGTGAGCCAGCTCTCGTCGAGGTCGTGTGCCATGCCATCCAGTGTGGCGCGCCGACCGGGCCCGGGGTATCGGGAGAGTCCCTGATGGTTCCCTGGTGTTGGCCCCCGCGGCTGGTCTCGGGGGTGTGCGCGTGTCAGGCTGGAGCCATGAGCGACCTGCCCGTCCCCCAGGAGAGGCCTGCGCGCACGCCCCTGCGCAGGAGCCAGGACGGGCGGATGATCGCGGGCGTGGCCTCTGCGCTCGCGCGCCACTTGAATCTCAGCGTCGGGCTCATCCGGATGGCCTTCGTGATCGCCGCCCTCTTCTCGGGGGTCGGCGTGCTGGCCTACGGCGCGCTGTGGGTGCTGGTCCCCCGCGACCGCGGTGCGGTCGCGGAGGCGCCGGGGCTGGAGACGGCGAGCAGGCGTGGCATGAGGCCGACCCGCGTGGCCTTCCCCAAGCCTGACGACGGCATCCTCGTCTCCGGCGGCCTGATCGTGATCGGCCTGCTCTGGTTGTTCGTCTCGGGCGGCACCGTTCCCGCGGGCATCTTCTGGCCGGCCGTGATCGGCGGCGCCGGTGTCATCGTGATCTGGCTCCAGGTCGACGAGCGCTCCGAGACGGCCACCCCGCGCGGGAGCATCTGGCAGCGGCTGACCCGTGGCGGCGGAGCGATGAGCATCGTGCGCCTCGTCGGCGGCCTCGTCCTCGTCGTCGCAGGCATCAGCATGATCCTCGCCACCCAGGTCGGCATCGCCCAGCTGCCAGGTGTGCTCGGCGCCTCGGCCGTGCTGATCGCTGGTCTGCTCGTGGTCGCCGCGCCCTGGCTGTATCAGCAGCGCGCGCGGGTCAGGCGGGCAGAGGCCGACCGGCTGCGCGCCGAGGCGCGGGCCGACATGGCGGCCCATCTGCACGACTCGGTGCTGCAGACCCTCGCGCTGATCCAGCGCCAGGCAGACGATCCGGGCACAGTCGCGACGTTGGCACGCAGGCAGGAACGCGAACTGCGCACCTGGCTCTACGGGGAGACGACCCGCGCGGCCTCGCTGCGCTCCGCGCTCAGTGAGCTCAGCCAGGACGTCGAAGGACGCTTCGAGATCGACGTCGAGGTCGTGTGCGTGGGCGACGCCCAGGTCGACGACCGGCTCCAGGCGCTCATCCAGGCGACGGGGGAGGCCATCACCAACGCCGCGAAACATTCCGGCGCGTCGCGCGTCGATGTCTACGCGGAGGTCGAGGGCGAGCGGGTCGAGGTGTTCGTGAGGGACCGCGGGAAGGGCTTCGACCCGGAGGAGGTTCCTGCGGGGCGCATGGGCGTGAGAGAATCGATCACGGCTCGCATGGAGCGGCACGGGGGCAAGGCCTCCGTCCGCTCGGAGCCTGGCAGTGGCACAGAGGTGAGGTTGGAGATCGGGCAATGAGTGAGCAGAGCCTCGAACTGGCGCAGTTGCGCGTCGTCATCGTCGACGATCACGCGATGTTCAGGGCGGGGGTGCGCCACGAGATCGGCCAGCATTGCGAGGTCGTCGGTGAGGGCGAGGACGTCGCAACCGCCGTCGCCGTGATCGTCGAGACCGAACCCGACGTCGTCCTCCTCGACGTGCACCTTCCCGGGGGCGGTGGCGCCGAGGTGATCAAGCAGGTGCTGCCCGTCAAGCCGGAGGTCAAGTTCCTCGCGCTGTCCGTCTCCGACGCCGCCC harbors:
- the cysK gene encoding cysteine synthase A, with the translated sequence MSIYPDVTALIGRTPLVKLNRIAGDNATVAAKLEFYNPANSVKDRLGVAIVDAAEASGELKPGGTIVEGTSGNTGIALAMVGAARGYKVVLTMPETMSLERRALLRAFGAELVLTPGPAGMRGAVEKAQEIAAERGGVLARQFANAANVEIHRRTTAEEIWNDTDGQVDIVVAGIGTGGTVSGVGQILKERKPEVKIVAVEPAESPILSGGQPGPHKIQGIGANFVPEILDRSVIDEVLPRNIDQAVEYARKAATDEGLLVGLSAGAAISAAVEVANRPENVGKTIVVIVPDFGERYLSTVLFEGLLDN
- the guaA gene encoding glutamine-hydrolyzing GMP synthase, whose translation is MTAHQTVLVVDFGAQYAQLIARRVREASVYSEIVSSKMPIEEMLAKKPAAIILSGGPSSVYAEGAPQLNPALFEADIPVLGICYGFQAMAQSLGGTVARTGQREYGRTSLSIGDGGTLLASMPNTLNVWMSHGDAVCKAPKGFSVLGRTAGAPVAAFEDVNRRLAGVQWHPEVLHTQWGQQVLEQFLYEIADLTPSWTPENMVTEAIEEIRAKVGDRRVLCALSGGVDSAVAAALVQQAIGSQLTCVFVDHGLLRKGEAEQVKNDFVKVTGVDLVVADEADRFIGALAGVTDPEQKRKIIGREFIRTFEATARDLDGERGIDFLVQGTLYPDVVESGGGEGAANIKSHHNVGGLPDDLQFTLIEPLRHMFKDEVRAVGQQLGLPEEMVWRHPFPGPGLAIRIVGEVTPERLETLRQADAIAREELTAARLDRDIWQFPVVLLADVRSVGVQGDGRTYGHPIVLRPVTSDDAMTADWARLPYEVLEKISSRITNECADINRVTVDITSKPPGTIEWE
- a CDS encoding PspC domain-containing protein, with the protein product MKLTRSSNGMIGGVAAGIAKSLNVDPTLIRIAFVLVSLFAGGGVLLYLILWAVIPKEGANETLAEDGLHKARDWYDNRKNTNNGGGSY
- a CDS encoding PspC domain-containing protein, coding for MAHDLDESWLTQSLDSLWRRDTSGFGSGLSRAIASRLDVDVVIVRVAFVVMAFCSGLGVALYAWGTVLTPGPQGQRPVDSILPSMRSWSNGTQMAVVGISTAMFVATVGALTSLPWGLAILAVGLLGWWLMRNRGTLAQEGEVGVAENLDDEALIEQWRRVMGAATHTSAPLPSPLPVVDLYSPDPLPEPVRPPAKSAWLSGLFITLAAWAAGLLSVLLLGLSPVIGIAIGSGVLGLAAVLFALVARDRRLPRSFLGLMLVPIVACGWLATAASTTVDGDPATHVVKYFAESGSVDLREVDLTGIEHVEIIAVGSEVDVILPGTPVDGIDVDQAFSEVVITGDASLDWPDVSVNVDAMASKVNIVEATRE
- a CDS encoding ATP-binding protein yields the protein MSDLPVPQERPARTPLRRSQDGRMIAGVASALARHLNLSVGLIRMAFVIAALFSGVGVLAYGALWVLVPRDRGAVAEAPGLETASRRGMRPTRVAFPKPDDGILVSGGLIVIGLLWLFVSGGTVPAGIFWPAVIGGAGVIVIWLQVDERSETATPRGSIWQRLTRGGGAMSIVRLVGGLVLVVAGISMILATQVGIAQLPGVLGASAVLIAGLLVVAAPWLYQQRARVRRAEADRLRAEARADMAAHLHDSVLQTLALIQRQADDPGTVATLARRQERELRTWLYGETTRAASLRSALSELSQDVEGRFEIDVEVVCVGDAQVDDRLQALIQATGEAITNAAKHSGASRVDVYAEVEGERVEVFVRDRGKGFDPEEVPAGRMGVRESITARMERHGGKASVRSEPGSGTEVRLEIGQ